The nucleotide window TGACGGGTAAGGGGGGCGCCGACTCATGGCGGAAGGCTGATTGGTGAGGTTGAAGAACTTCCGTGAGCCTGCATGATTCCGCTCAAAGATAACATCCCGTCCTCTCGCGCCCCGGTGGTGACGCTTGCGCTTATCGGTGCGAATATCCTTGTATACATCAATCAGATGATGCGTACGCCACAGGAGGTAGTCGCGTTTATCCGCCTCTATGGTCTCACCCCATTGGAGATCAGCAGCGGCGATTCGTTGGCCTCGCATCCGGTCCCCCTGTATGCCACCATCGTGACGTCGATGTTTGTGCACGGTGGCCTGTTCCATCTTGGCGGCAATATGCTCTATCTGTGGATCTTCGGCGATAACGTCGAAGACAGGATGGGGCGGCTCAAATTTATCATGTTTTATCTGCTCTCCGGCCTTGGGGCCGCCGCTGCCCAGGTCTGGGCCGATCCCGGATCTAAAATTCCGATGATCGGCGCCAGCGGGGCGATCTCCGGTGTTCTTGCGGCCTATCTCTTCCTCTTTCCCCGCGCCCGGGTGCTCACGCTGATTCCGCTCGGCTTGTTCTTGCAGGTTGCCGAGATCCCGGCGTTGGTGGTCCTGGGATTCTGGATCGTCATCCAGGTGCTGAACGGTCTCATGACGCTGGGGGGGCAGGCGGGAGGTGTGGCGTGGCTTGCCCACGTCGGTGGGTTTGTGGCGGGTCTTGTCATGGTGATCCCCTTTGCCGGATGGCGCCGACGGCCCCAGTGGAGGGATCAGCTTTTGTGAGCGGGACAAAGCGGATAGCACCTCTGAGTCGCGAGGAGTTCCGTCAATTGGTGGCGCAGGCGATCGCCTCTCTGCCGTCGGGTGTGGGGGAGCGCCTCACAAACGTGGAGATCGTGGTGGAGGACCGCCCGACGTCTCGGGATCTGGCGTTGGCCGGAACCGATCCGGCGCACACCCTCTTGGGTCTGTACACCGGCATCCCGCTCACCGAGCGGAGCAGTTCGTACGGGATGGTTCTCCCCGACAGGATTGTCCTGTACCAGCGATCGATTGAGGAGGGATGCCGAACCAAACAGGAGATCCAGGCGCAGATCCGCACCACCTTGCTGCATGAGATCGGTCATCATTTCGGTCTGTCTGAGGACGAGTTGGGAGAGGCCGGATACACATAGTGCCGGGAAGAGCCAAAACGCTTGACAGGCTGGGGTAAATCCCGCTAGATTGATCGGGTTTTGCGTTGAGTCACAACGTTCAGGAGGAGCAATGGCCCCGAGGGGACGACGGCGGTCGGAGACCAGATTTTACGAGCTGTACTGTGTCGTATGCGGCGCCACCTGCACCGAGCAGGAGAGCAGTTCGCGTTGCGTCAGTTGCGGTAAGCCGCTGGGCGTCCGCTATGACTACGCCTACATCCGGGCCCGCCTGAATCGTTACTCGCTCAAGACCTCTCCGATCAAGGCGCTGAAATACCTCGATTTCTATCCCATCCTAAACCTCGATCTGGTGGTCTCGCTGGATGAGGGCGGAACGCCGCTGTACCGGTGTCATCGGTTGGCCGAGGAGCTGGGGATCAAGCAGCTCTATATCAAGAACGAGGGGATGAATCCGACCGGGGTCTTTAAGGATCGCGGCACACTCGTCGAGATCACCAAGGCCAAAGAGCAGGGCGCGAAGGCGATCTGCGTGGCCTCCACCGGCAACATGGCCGGCTCCGTCGCGGCCTATGCCTCGATTGCCAATCTCCCCTGCTATGTGGCGGTACCGGAGGGGACTCCGATCGGCAAGATGGCTCAGTCGCTGTCGTATGGCGCCCGGGTCCTTCAGATTCGAGGGACGTATAACGACGCGGCCTCCATCGCGGAGCAGATGAGCCGGCGTTACGGGTATTATCTGGCGGGGGATTACGCCTTTCGCGTCGAGGGCCAGAAGTCACAGGCGTTCGAGATCGTAGAGCAGTTGGACTGGCGGGCACCGGCCGTCGTCATTGTCCCGATGGGGTGCGGGACCAACATCGCCGCCTTATGGAAAGGTTTCAAAGAGTTTTACGAGCTGGGGTTGATCTCGTCCCTGCCGCGCATGATCGGTGTCCAGCCGGTCGGCTGTTCGCCGATCGTGGCCGCATTCAACCAGGGAAGCGATGAGATCATTCCCGTGAAGAAGCCGGAATCGGTCGCCTCGGCGCTGATGGCGGGCGATCCGCTGGACGGGCTGAAGGCACTGGCCGCGTTGCGCGAATCGGGCGGATGCGCCCTGTCGCTCAACGATACCGAGATCCTGCAGGCCCAGCAACAGCTCGCGCGCCAGGAGTCGATCTTCGTGGAGCCGTCCGGGGCGATCCCTGTCGGGGCGCTCTCGCTGTTGCTGACCAGCGCCCGTGTGAGGGCCGATGAAACGGTCGTCTGCCTGGCCACGGGGAATGGGCTGAAGGACCCCAAGGCGGCATTACGGGTCCTCCCGTCGCCGGCGACGATCGATCCCTCGTTGCAGGAGGTTGAGAAGTTCCTGAAGCTGCGCCTCTACGAGATCCGGGCCGCCGGGGCCAAGAACGGCGACAAGAATCTGTTTGAGCAGGTTCCGTCCGTCGCCGACGTCACCGCGCGAGTGCGGCAGGAACTGGGGGTCAAGCTGACGACGGAATACGGCAGCAAGGTGCGGGCGTTGATTGAGGAGTTTGTCAAGAAGGGGAAGCCGATCATGAAGGCGGACCTGCAGTACATCGTAGAGAATGTCCTGAAGGGTCTGTCGGTCCATGAACCGATCCTTACCGTAGAGG belongs to Candidatus Methylomirabilota bacterium and includes:
- a CDS encoding threonine synthase: MAPRGRRRSETRFYELYCVVCGATCTEQESSSRCVSCGKPLGVRYDYAYIRARLNRYSLKTSPIKALKYLDFYPILNLDLVVSLDEGGTPLYRCHRLAEELGIKQLYIKNEGMNPTGVFKDRGTLVEITKAKEQGAKAICVASTGNMAGSVAAYASIANLPCYVAVPEGTPIGKMAQSLSYGARVLQIRGTYNDAASIAEQMSRRYGYYLAGDYAFRVEGQKSQAFEIVEQLDWRAPAVVIVPMGCGTNIAALWKGFKEFYELGLISSLPRMIGVQPVGCSPIVAAFNQGSDEIIPVKKPESVASALMAGDPLDGLKALAALRESGGCALSLNDTEILQAQQQLARQESIFVEPSGAIPVGALSLLLTSARVRADETVVCLATGNGLKDPKAALRVLPSPATIDPSLQEVEKFLKLRLYEIRAAGAKNGDKNLFEQVPSVADVTARVRQELGVKLTTEYGSKVRALIEEFVKKGKPIMKADLQYIVENVLKGLSVHEPILTVEDFRVSTSLHGQAEAAVRVLFEGEKVEATAVGVGPVDAVINALKQAALTRGKLFFELIDYNVEISSPGTDASVETTIVMKDAEGSRIVAIGTSPDIIVASVNAFVEGYNLLWARQKG
- a CDS encoding rhomboid family intramembrane serine protease, which encodes MIPLKDNIPSSRAPVVTLALIGANILVYINQMMRTPQEVVAFIRLYGLTPLEISSGDSLASHPVPLYATIVTSMFVHGGLFHLGGNMLYLWIFGDNVEDRMGRLKFIMFYLLSGLGAAAAQVWADPGSKIPMIGASGAISGVLAAYLFLFPRARVLTLIPLGLFLQVAEIPALVVLGFWIVIQVLNGLMTLGGQAGGVAWLAHVGGFVAGLVMVIPFAGWRRRPQWRDQLL